In Heptranchias perlo isolate sHepPer1 chromosome 38, sHepPer1.hap1, whole genome shotgun sequence, a single window of DNA contains:
- the c2cd4a gene encoding C2 calcium-dependent domain-containing protein 4A, producing MSPDPNPARRTMVYTNVLTPDRIPEFFIPPKFVPQQSPGAAPCQRTSTVNPPAGEKPLWERCIVDLECRGYQGRGLVMARGHTEGDSTDWDPKSQAALSLPHFPRALTPYGFCTLLESPHTRRKESLFHGHPSAPRGIPVGKPPPSAHLTPPSAHLTPPSAHLTPPSARLSPSTHLTSPSTRLSPSAHLTPPSAHLTPPSTRPSPSVHRPSPSAWLSPSTWLSPSAHLTPLSTRLPPSAHLTPPSARLSPSAHLTPPSARLSPSAHLTSPSTRLSPSAHLTSPSTRLSPSAHLTPLSTRLPPSAHLTPPSAHLTLPSAHQPSPSVRRSPSTRPSPSAHRPSPSAWLSAPGLLSSEPSSSQESSPPSRPRLPRAPNSCSLLRALGWRNALGRTARKWPGVRPRRDSSLSSSTDSSPDPGRRAHSAPSSPGFVPLGQSLVKESIATLGESGVLRLRAEYCSERQRIRLQLLSLEGLYEQCADCQSICCRLSLYLEPGKAQKQQSVIIRRSRNPIFNQDFFFDGISGDQLDSKYFKIKVINKVSSVKRDSVLGVYKLCLASILPL from the coding sequence ATGAGCCCTGACCCGAATCCAGCCCGAAGGACTATGGTTTACACCAACGTCTTGACTCCCGACCGCATCCCAGAATTCTTCATTCCTCCGAAGTTCGTCCCCCAGCAAAGCCCGGGGGCCGCTCCATGCCAACGGACCTCAACTGTGAACCCACCTGCTGGGGAGAAGCCGCTCTGGGAGCGCTGCATCGTAGACCTGGAGTGTCGGGGGTATCAGGGCCGGGGGTTGGTCATGGCGCGCGGTCACACGGAGGGAGACAGCACTGACTGGGATCCCAAGTCCCAGGCGGCCCTGTCACTGCCACATTTCCCCCGGGCTCTGACCCCCTACGGCTTCTGCACCCTGCTGGAGAGCCCGCACACCCGGCGTAAGGAGTCACTCTTCCACGGTCACCCGAGCGCCCCCCGGGGAATCCCTGTAGGGaagccccctccctccgcccaccttacccctccctccgcccaccttacccctccctccgcccaccttacccctccctccgcccggctctctccctccacccaccttacctctccctccacccggctctctccctccgcccaccttacccctccctccgcccaccttacccctccctccacccggccctctccctccgtccatcgaccctctccctccgcctggctctctccctccacctggctctctccctccgcccaccttacccctctctccacccggctccctccctccgcccaccttacccctccctccgcccggctctctccctccgcccaccttacccctccctccgcccggctctctccctccgcccaccttacctctccctccacccggctctctccctccgcccaccttacctctccctccacccggctctctccctccgcccaccttacccctctctccacccggctccctccctccgcccaccttacccctccctccgcccacctTACCCTTCCCTCCGCCCATCAACCCTCTCCCTCCGTCCGGCGCTCTCCCTCCACCCGGCCCTCTCCCTCCGCCCAtcgaccctctccctccgcctGGCTCTCTGCCCCCGGGCTCCTGAGCAGCGAGCCATCCTCATCTCAAGAGTCCTCCCCGCCCagcaggccccgtctgcccaggGCACCGAACAGCTGCTCGCTACTCCGAGCCCTGGGCTGGCGAAATGCCCTGGGCAGGACAGCGAGAAAGTGGCCCGGGGTCAGGCCAAGAAGGGACAGCTCGCTCTCCAGTTCCACAGACAGCAGCCCCGATCCCGGCAGGAGGGCTCACAGTGCCCCCTCCTCCCCGGGGTTTGTCCCCCTTGGGCAGAGCCTGGTCAAGGAGAGCATTGCCACTCTGGGGGAAAGCGGCGTCCTGCGGCTGCGGGCCGAGTACTGCAGCGAGAGGCAGAGGATCCGGCTCCAGCTGCTCAGCCTGGAGGGGCTGTATGAGCAGTGTGCTGACTGCCAGTCCATCTGCTGCCGTCTGTCCCTGTACCTGGAACCAGGCAAAGCCCAGAAGCAGCAGAGTGTGATCATccgcaggagcagaaaccccatcTTCAACCAGGACTTCTTCTTCGACGGGATCTCTGGGGACCAACTCGACTCTaagtattttaaaattaaagttatTAACAAAGTCTCCAGCGTGAAAAGGGATTCAGTTTTAGGAGTGTACAAGCTCTGTTTAGCCAGCATTCTGCCGCTGTAA